One window of Camelina sativa cultivar DH55 chromosome 4, Cs, whole genome shotgun sequence genomic DNA carries:
- the LOC109132669 gene encoding 40S ribosomal protein S29 — translation MGHSNVWNSHPKKYGPGSRTCRVCGNSHGLIRKYGLNCCRQCFRSNAKEIGFIKYR, via the exons ATGGGGCACTCCAATGTGTGGAACTCTCACCCGAAGAAGTATGGCCCTGGATCTCGTACCTG CCGTGTGTGCGGGAACTCGCACGGGCTGATCAGGAAGTATGGATTGAACTGCTGCAGACAGTGTTTCCGCAGCAACGCTAAGGAAATTGGATTCATCAAG TACCGTTAA